Proteins from one Anopheles nili chromosome 2, idAnoNiliSN_F5_01, whole genome shotgun sequence genomic window:
- the LOC128720408 gene encoding apolipoprotein D-like, translating into MAYLWCGIDVSRGAILTTNCIPFDEDYNFKEDKFDGTWYEVRRLNDPQDVLHEDCVVTNYQIGDEGSFEIQQSYQIGDESEPIYRAGRAEPKVFHNGRVSMFLQRFNTTASADPDTTIDIVATDYTNYAIIYSCTSINTTYHDESAWVLSRQPALAKNVVELVNVFLETRFKREDHKWRAIKQTADFCKPSRVEKLNSHLGGSQPLGATGLLPSIVLLLLARLFH; encoded by the exons ATGGCGTACCTTTGGTGTGGCATTGATGTGAGTCGCGGGGCCATTTTGACGACCAACTGTATCCCGTTCGATGAGGATTACAATTTCAAGGAAGATAAG tTCGATGGCACATGGTACGAAGTCCGTCGATTAAACGATCCTCAGGACGTTCTACACGAGGACTGTGTGGTCACAAACTACCAGATAGGCGACGAAGGCAGCTTCGAGATACAGCAATCGTACCAGATTGGTGATGAATCTGAACCGATCTACCGCGCGGGACGAGCAGAACCAAAAGTTTTCCATAATGGGCGAGTGTCCATGTTCCTTCAACGCTTCAACACAACCGCTTCCGCCGATCCGG ACACCACGATCGACATTGTTGCCACGGATTACACGAACTACGCGATCATCTACTCGTGCACCTCGATTAACACTACCTATCACGACG AATCAGCCTGGGTGCTGTCGCGACAGCCGGCACTGGCGAAGAACGTGGTCGAGCTGGTAAACGTGTTCCTGGAGACGCGATTCAAGCGGGAAGATCACAAATGGCGTGCCATTAAGCAAACGGCCGACTTCTGCAAACCTTCACGCGTGGAAAAGCTAAACAGCCACTTGGGCGGAAGTCAACCGTTGGGTGCCACAGGACTCCTTCCATCGATtgtgctactgctgctggccagGCTGTTCCACTGA
- the LOC128721826 gene encoding apolipoprotein D-like codes for MFARVLAIVVVVGFISSAVGLLTDEACPQDVTAMKDFSLNDYAGRWFEIKRYEQFYEKDLDCVVAEYQKTGNNSISVKNGAFSFANNTRVVADGSAVVSYPDDPTHPAKLSVAFFGAKTDRSNYWVLDTDYTSFAVVWSCEPYFRDATKNVLGFWIFSRNPTFPTDEAVTERVDKLVKQYADSSKFEVPNQSDERCPRSY; via the exons ATGTTTGCACGGGTACTCGcgatcgtggtggtggttggctTCATATCCAGCGCCGTAGGGTTGCTGACGGATGAAGCCTGCCCGCAGGACGTGACCGCAATGAAGGACTTCTCACTCAACGACTACGCCGGCCGGTGGTTCGAGATCAAGCGCTACGAGCAGTTCTACGAGAAGGATCTCGACTGCGTGGTGGCTGAATATCAGAAGACGGGCAACAATAGCATCTCCGTCAAGAACGGTGCCTTCAGCTTTGCCAACAACACGCGTGTCGTTGCGGATGGTTCGGCGGTCGTCTCATATCCAGACGATCCGACTCACCCGGCCAAGCTCAGTGTCGCCTTTTTCGGAGCCA AAACTGATCGCAGCAACTACTGGGTGTTGGATACGGATTACACCTCATTCGCGGTCGTGTGGTCCTGCGAACCGTACTTCCGGGACGCCACCAAGAACGTCC TGGGCTTCTGGATTTTCTCTCGCAACCCAACCTTCCCGACCGATGAGGCTGTGACGGAGCGTGTTGATAAGCTGGTGAAGCAGTACGCCGACTCGTCGAAGTTTGAGGTTCCGAACCAATCCGACGAACG ATGCCCTCGGTCGTACTAG
- the LOC128721825 gene encoding apolipoprotein D-like yields the protein MLVAVPYAFIIAVLANNRAVVEGFIVKDGNCTQATANLPFVENFEVEKYLGKWYELERYEQDYERNLECVTAEYRSSQPIGMLEVKNRGFLAKNQTYHTFSGLGAFSEDPAAGNATVAKLNITFGKARNASAYWVVDTDYINYAIVYSCTTFLESDQAVEGYWLLARTSKLPDDPQVIERVKHLRSTYFEPSHMRVTNQTDELCPTEPGLPPAPSSIILPPL from the exons ATGTTAGTCGCAGTTCCGTATGCTTTTATAATAGCCGTGCTAGCGAACAACCGCGCTGTTGTCGAGGGATTCATCGTGAAGGATGGAAACTGTACTCAAGCCACCGCTAACCTACCGTTCGTTGAAAACTTCGAGGTAGAAAAG TACCTCGGGAAGTGGTACGAGCTGGAACGGTACGAGCAGGACTACGAGCGCAACCTGGAGTGCGTCACGGCTGAGTACCGCAGCAGCCAACCGATCGGCATGCTGGAAGTGAAAAATCGCGGATTCTTGGCCAAAAACCAAACCTATCACACGTTCTCCGGCCTTGGAGCGTTCAGTGAGGATCCGGCGGCGGGAAATGCCACGGTAGCAAAGCTAAACATCACCTTCGGCAAAG CTCGCAACGCCAGCGCCTACTGGGTCGTGGATACGGACTACATCAACTACGCGATCGTGTACTCCTGCACGACGTTCCTCGAATCGGACCAAGCCGTCGAGGGCTACTGGTTGCTGGCACGCACGTCCAAGCTTCCTGACGATCCGCAAGTGATCGAGCGCGTCAAACACCTTCGATCGACGTACTTCGAACCGTCGCACATGCGTGTCACAAACCAAACCGATGAGCT CTGCCCAACGGAACCGGGACTACCGCCAGCGCCGAGCTCAATCATTCTGCCACCACTATAA
- the LOC128731101 gene encoding apolipoprotein D-like, protein MQSFITFLASLALVLGTASAGAVFDRPCPTGIDVKQYFSVESYLGKWYEMQRYESVFEMGYDCVQVRYTLNDDESVQVSNSAYNLVNGSTINAIGRAVLSFPDEEIIQGKLNVSFFGAPNDQSNYWVLDTDYQSYSVVWSCQELEEQQSEESFWVLSRTPTLTTDRDVQLRIQSIIRRYIDRSQLRFTRQLDDRFVTPP, encoded by the exons ATGCAGTCCTTCATCACATTCTTGGCGTCACTAGCGCTCGTCCTCGGAACGGCTTCCGCTGGGGCCGTGTTCGATCGTCCTTGTCCAACGGGGATCGACGTGAAGCAGTACTTCTCGGTGGAGAGCTATCTCGGCAAGTGGTACGAGATGCAGCGCTACGAGAGCGTGTTCGAGATGGGCTACGATTGTGTGCAGGTGCGTTACACGCTCAACGACGACGAATCGGTGCAGGTGTCCAACTCGGCGTACAACCTGGTGAATGGATCAACGATCAACGCGATCGGTCGGGCTGTGTTGTCCTTCCCGGACGAGGAGATCATCCAGGGCAAGCTGAATGTGTCGTTCTTCGGTGCAC CGAATGATCAATCGAACTACTGGGTGCTCGATACCGACTACCAGTCGTACTCGGTCGTGTGGTCCTGCCAAGAACTCGAGGAGCAGCAATCAGAAGAGAGCTTTTGGGTTCTGTCCCGCACACCTACGCTGACGACCGATCGGGACGTTCAGCTGCGCATCCAAAGCATCATCCGTCGGTATATCGATCGCAGTCAGCTACGGTTTACCCGTCAACTAGATGACAGGTTCGTAACACCTCCTTAA
- the LOC128721827 gene encoding apolipoprotein D-like — MSSIRLIAAACVLALVQMASGQLVTVGTCPEHPVHVNFDVERYLGLWYEIRRYEQVFQLGGECVTAEYSLNADDSVRVFNSMVVPPSQVRSSDIGRAVIAFPDGSPLEAKLNVTFDAAPVEVSANYWVLGTDYDSYAVVWGCFGVGGTLRAESAWILSRTPVLSVDAAAEAQEYIDMYLSEEDLRTTIQDNEFCCTVDPEVTAYPPCQ; from the exons ATGAGTTCCATTCGATTGATTGCGGCAGCGTGCGTGCTTGCGCTGGTTCAGATGGCTAGCGGTCAGCTCGTGACAGTAGGCACATGCCCGGAACACCCGGTGCACGTGAATTTCGACGTGGAGCGTTACCTCGGCTTGTGGTACGAGATCCGCCGGTACGAGCAGGTGTTCCAGCTGGGTGGCGAATGTGTCACCGCCGAGTACTCGCTGAACGCCGACGACAGCGTGCGAGTGTTCAACTCCATGGTTGTGCCACCGTCGCAGGTTCGCTCCTCGGACATTGGCCGCGCTGTCATCGCTTTCCCGGATGGATCACCTCTGGAGGCTAAGCTGAACGTCACCTTCGACGCGG CTCCCGTGGAGGTATCGGCCAACTACTGGGTTTTGGGTACGGACTACGACAGCTACGCCGTTGTGTGGGGTTGCTTCGGAGTTGGAGGTACTCTGCGTGCCGAAAGCGCCTGGATCCTTTCCCGTACGCCCGTGCTGAGTGTCGATGCTGCGGCCGAAGCGCAAGAGTACATCGATATGTACCTGAGCGAGGAAGATCTCCGCACGACCATTCAGGATAACGAGTT CTGCTGCACGGTTGATCCTGAAGTCACTGCCTACCCACCGTGTCAATAG
- the LOC128731080 gene encoding apolipoprotein D-like, translating into MSFPTGLRVLLLVLVAVCSICVGQRIVNQPCPDPSSRPIVEYFDLGRYVEGRWYEILRYDQHFEKDCDCGFATYTPQSDGSVKVENCCERLPNTTVKCSIGKAVVSFPDQFPLEGKLNVTFGGPPLNSNYWIMDTDYDNYAVIYFCKNLSATTSAEAAWVLSKQRTINPSVRTLVDKMVDMYLVRGDMRVTEQSQSKCKYPDTNDV; encoded by the exons ATGTCGTTTCCCACCGGCTTGAgggtgttgttgctggtaCTAGTGGCCGTCTGTTCGATCTGTGTGGGTCAGCGAATTGTCAATCAACCCTGTCCGGATCCGTCGAGTCGTCCGATCGTGGAGTACTTCGATCTGGGAAGG TACGTCGAAGGTCGGTGGTATGAGATCCTCCGGTACGATCAACACTTTGAGAAGGATTGTGACTGCGGGTTTGCCACGTACACGCCCCAGTCTGATGGGTCGGTGAAGGTCGAAAACTGCTGTGAACGTCTGCCGAACACCACCGTCAAGTGCAGCATCGGCAAAGCGGTGGTCAGCTTTCCTGATCAGTTCCCACTGGAAGGAAAGCTAAATGTGACCTTTGGTGGAC CGCCGCTTAATTCTAACTACTGGATCATGGACACGGACTATGACAACTACGCGGTGATCTACTTCTGCAAGAATCTCTCGGCCACCACGTCCGCAGAGGCCGCTTGGGTGCTGTCGAAGCAACGCACGATCAATCCATCTGTGCGAACGTTGGTTGACAAAATGGTCGACATGTACCTCGTTCGGGGTGACATGCGTGTCACCGAGCAGAGTCAATCAAA ATGCAAATATCCCGACACGAATGACGTGTGA
- the LOC128731090 gene encoding apolipoprotein D-like: MWNQLVCCALLVVLVQGTIFERPCRSLDAVQDFQVEKYLGLWYDLEHYEASFEQNTDCVTAEYSRYTDGSIRVFNSAVRLTDGLLYAVDGLALLSYPEANPLEAKLNVSFYGAPNDESNYWVLDTDYESYSIVWSCEPIGQDRSLEYYWLLSRTPALPDDEQLRDKIAMVKQQRGIVDDELIITEHFAKECDKTRK; encoded by the exons ATGTGGAACCAATTGGTGTGTTGCGCTCTGCTGGTGGTCCTGGTTCAGGGTACAATCTTCGAGCGGCCATGTCGCAGTCTTGACGCCGTGCAGGACTTTCAGGTTGAAAAG TACCTCGGGCTGTGGTACGACCTCGAGCATTACGAGGCCAGCTTCGAGCAGAACACGGATTGCGTCACGGCCGAGTACAGCCGGTACACGGATGGTTCGATTCGCGTCTTCAACTCGGCCGTCCGGCTGACGGATGGGCTGCTGTACGCGGTGGATGGACTCGCGCTGCTCAGCTACCCGGAGGCCAACCCGCTCGAGGCCAAGCTAAACGTATCGTTCTACGGTGCAC CGAATGACGAATCGAATTACTGGGTGCTGGATACGGACTACGAGAGCTATTCGATTGTCTGGAGCTGTGAACCGATCGGACAGGACCGGTCGTTGG AGTACTACTGGCTTCTTTCGCGTACGCCAGCCCTGCCGGATGACGAGCAGCTGCGGGACAAGATTGCTATGGTGAAGCAGCAGAGGGGAATCGTCGACGACGAGCTCATCATCACGGAGCACTTCGCGAAGGA GTGTGACAAAACCCGTAAGTAG